CAGGTTTCATAAGATACTACAGAGAATATAGTTATGAGTATCAAATGGAATGGAATCAAGGCACTGGTTCACTCAGTTCTTCATTCAGAACCAGCTTGGTCTTCAATTGTTCTAGTTTGTACCGCCGCGATTGGGGACTGTCAAGCGGTTGGGCGTTGCCTGTGAACTGTTTAGGCTTTATTTCAAGGGGTCGGTTATCTAAACTGCCAATATGTCATTTTGTCGTGCAGGCAGGTTTGATATTTGACTGTGCCAATATGGCAGCTTTTGTTTGTGGCTTTTTGGAGCTTATAAAGTTGTCTGTTCTGTAAGTCTTATAATAGTAATGGATTAAGTTAATTTATCTGCAGTGGGGATTAACTTGGCACACTCATTGCTATCTAGACAAACAGCCTGTATAAAATGGCTGCTTTGGTAAAAACGATGAGAAACGCATGATTGATGTACGGAATGAGATGGTTCAGCTCGAATCTGCATTTTGTACAGATCTGAATTAAGAATATGGAAAGAGGGGAACTTAAATGTCTTCAGGTGAAAAGATCATTGGAATTGATTTAGGAACCACAAACTCAGTGGTATCCATTATGGAAGGTGGGGAAGCGAAAGTAATCCCTAACTTGGAAGGGAATCGGATTACCCCCAGTGTGGTCGCTTTCACCGATAAAGGGGAGACACTGGTTGGGGAGCCTGCAAAGCGTCAGGCGGTGACGAATCCAGAGAATACGGTTTACTCAGTAAAACGTTTTATGGGGCGTCGGCACAACGAAGTGCAGAGCGAAGAAAAGATTGTTCCCTATAAAATTATTGGTGGGCCGGAAGAATATGTCAAAATTGAAGCGGGTAGTAAAACCTATACGCCGCCCGAAATTTCCGCCTCGATCTTGCGGAAATTGAAGGAAGCTGCTGAAAGCTATCTGGGGCATAAAGTCAATAAAGCTGTGGTCACTGTGCCAGCTTACTTCAATGATGCGCAGCGACAGGCGACGAAAGATGCCGGTCAGATTGCCGGTCTGGATGTATCCCGGATTATCAACGAGCCGACAGCCGCCGCACTGGCCTATGGCCTGGAGAAAAAGAACGATGAAAAGATTGTCGTGTTCGACTTTGGTGGCGGTACGTTTGACGTATCCGTTCTTGAAGTCGGCGACGAAATCATTGAAACATTGAGCACGAACGGGGACGGTCACCTCGGTGGTGATGATTTCGATGAAGAGTTAATCAATCACATTGCAGATGAGTTCAAGAAAGAGCAGGGAATCGATCTGCGGGATGATGCGATGGCGTTACAGCGTCTGCGTGAAGCTGCTGAAAAAGCGAAAAAGGAACTCTCATCATCGCAAACGACCGATATCAATCTACCGTTTATTACAGCCGACAGTTCTGGTGCAAAGCACTTACAGATGGCGATCACCCGTTCTGAGTTTGAGAAATTGATCGATCCTCTGGTAGAGCGTTGCCGCAAGCCAGTCGAACAGGCAATGAAAGATGCCGGTTTGAGTCCCGGCGATATTGACGAAGTCGTTTTGGTTGGTGGTTCAACGCGGGTTCCTAAAGTTCAGGAATTCGTGAAGAAAATCTTTGGAAAAGAGCCGCACAAGGGAGTCAATCCTGACGAAGTGGTTTCCATTGGTGCTGCGATTCAAGGGGGAATCATCTCTGGTGATGTTCAAGATGTCGTTCTGCTTGACGTTACGCCGCTGTCTCTGGGGATTGAAACCGAAGGGGGCGTGATGACGAAGCTGGTTGAGCGAAATACCACGATTCCTGTGACCAAAGACCAGACATTCTCAACTGCAGCCGACAATCAGACGGCAGTAACGGTGCGAGTGTTCCAGGGTGAGCGTCAGATGGCGAATGACAACCGTTTGCTGGGTCAGTTCAATCTGGAAGAACTGCCGCCGGCACCACGTGGGGTTCCACAGATTAAAGTGGTCTTCGATATTGATGTGAACGGAATCTTAAATGTTTCGGCGAAGGATGTTGCCACAGGAAAAGAAACGTCTGTTCGCATTGAGCAGTCCAGTGGTCTGTCCGAAGCGGAAATCGAAGACATGCAGCGTCAGGCAGAAGCCCATGCTGATGAAGATAAAAAGAAGAAAGAACTGGCAGAAGCCAAGAACAATGGTTCTCGAATTGTTTACGATGTAGAAAAGCTGTTGAAAGAGCACGCCGAAAAAATCGATGCTGCTTCGAAATCGGCTATTGAAGCATCGGTGAAAAAAGTAAACGATGCTTTGGAAACAGAGGATGCGGCAGCCATCAATACAGCCTGTGAAGAATTGCAGCAGGCAACACATGCCTTTACCGAGCAGATGTATAAAGAAAGTCAGGCTGCCGGTGGTGAAGGAGCGCCTGCGGGCGGAGAAGAGGCTTCCGCTGCTAGTGGCGATGAAGAGGAAGTCATTGATGCAGAATTTGAGAAAAAGGACTAGTTCCTTCGATTCTGCAGAGAAACTTTAATGGGAAGCGGGGCTCAGCATCACAGCTGAGCCCCGGTCTCCCGAACTGAGAGAACATTTCAGACACAATACGGTTACCACTTTCAAACTGATTTGCAGGCTCAATTTTATTCCCACCTCTCCGGGCCTGTTTCATAAAAAATAGATAAAAATATCGAGGCACTGCTTGTCGGCGGATTATTTCGTATGATAATCCAAGCTGTTGAGTTGCTGCGCAGATGATAAACAGGATTGGAGGAGCATGATGGCGTTTCGATTTGAAAAATTAACTGTGAAAGCTCAGGAAGCAGTACAGCGTGCCCAGCAGGCGGCGGAAGATTTCGGTCAACAGGAAATCAAGCCTCTGCATTTACTGAAAGCGTTGCTGGATGAAGAGCAGGGGGTCGTGAAGCCTCTGGTGCAAAAAATTGGCGCGAATTTGCCTCAGCTTCAAAAGATGGTGGATGATGAAATCAAGCGTCTGCCAAAAGTTTCAGGGGCTGCGATGCAAGTTGGCATTGGTCAGGATCTGCTTAAGGTATTGCAGGCGGCACAGGATCGCGCTGACCAGATGCAGGACAATTTTGTCTCAACCGAACATCTGCTGTTGGCGTTTACGACGGTCGATGATCAAGCTACGCGACTGTTGGAACTGAATGGGATTGAAGAGGGAGACGTCCTGTCTGCGTTGCAGGCAGTGCGTGGCGGACAGCGTGTGACCGATCAGAGTCCGGAAGAGAAATATCAATCATTGGAGCAGTACGGTAAAGATCTGGTCGAGTTAGCGCGCCAGGGAAAGATTGACCCGGTAATTGGCCGCGACCAGGAAATCCGTCGTGTTGTTCAGATTCTATCTCGTCGTCGCAAGAATAACCCGGTTTTGATCGGGGAAGCCGGTGTCGGAAAAACGGCGATCGTAGAAGGGCTTGCCCATCGGATTGTGATGGGCGATGTGCCACAGAACCTGAAGAATAAACGGGTCATTGCATTAGACATGGGGGCACTGATTGCGGGGACGAAATACCGTGGCGAGTTCGAAGAT
This window of the Gimesia fumaroli genome carries:
- the dnaK gene encoding molecular chaperone DnaK, which translates into the protein MSSGEKIIGIDLGTTNSVVSIMEGGEAKVIPNLEGNRITPSVVAFTDKGETLVGEPAKRQAVTNPENTVYSVKRFMGRRHNEVQSEEKIVPYKIIGGPEEYVKIEAGSKTYTPPEISASILRKLKEAAESYLGHKVNKAVVTVPAYFNDAQRQATKDAGQIAGLDVSRIINEPTAAALAYGLEKKNDEKIVVFDFGGGTFDVSVLEVGDEIIETLSTNGDGHLGGDDFDEELINHIADEFKKEQGIDLRDDAMALQRLREAAEKAKKELSSSQTTDINLPFITADSSGAKHLQMAITRSEFEKLIDPLVERCRKPVEQAMKDAGLSPGDIDEVVLVGGSTRVPKVQEFVKKIFGKEPHKGVNPDEVVSIGAAIQGGIISGDVQDVVLLDVTPLSLGIETEGGVMTKLVERNTTIPVTKDQTFSTAADNQTAVTVRVFQGERQMANDNRLLGQFNLEELPPAPRGVPQIKVVFDIDVNGILNVSAKDVATGKETSVRIEQSSGLSEAEIEDMQRQAEAHADEDKKKKELAEAKNNGSRIVYDVEKLLKEHAEKIDAASKSAIEASVKKVNDALETEDAAAINTACEELQQATHAFTEQMYKESQAAGGEGAPAGGEEASAASGDEEEVIDAEFEKKD